Proteins encoded by one window of Cyclobacteriaceae bacterium:
- a CDS encoding universal stress protein: protein MKAILCAIDLDGASERALRAALELAAEKQTNLIVLYAYRLLEHNGEGITEYRKKTEAAARDAFDVLLKKIRADKAHVPVEFITEIGFMADRIDYYARSHKVSCVVLGQQLAITMNEHKGLTFNHFLNAIKIPVLIVPEAVVETV from the coding sequence ATGAAGGCAATACTTTGTGCGATAGACCTGGATGGGGCCTCAGAGAGAGCCCTGCGCGCAGCATTGGAGTTGGCCGCTGAAAAGCAAACCAACCTGATTGTCTTGTATGCCTATCGTTTATTGGAACATAATGGCGAGGGGATTACCGAATACAGAAAGAAAACGGAAGCGGCCGCCCGCGATGCTTTTGATGTGCTGTTGAAGAAAATCAGGGCGGATAAAGCCCATGTTCCGGTTGAGTTTATTACTGAAATTGGCTTTATGGCCGACCGGATAGATTATTATGCAAGAAGCCATAAAGTTTCGTGTGTGGTATTGGGTCAACAATTGGCCATTACCATGAATGAGCACAAAGGACTTACTTTCAATCACTTTCTGAATGCCATCAAAATTCCGGTACTCATTGTTCCGGAGGCAGTTGTTGAAACTGTTTGA
- a CDS encoding HmuY family protein translates to MKKRRFFLQIVALSVLLTFFFSCEEDPQLPDNLVAFESAQLGFTADEGELSVNISLSRAAADQGSITVNFEANGIEYGNDFTTTPAATGNALTIPVAAGASQVSFTVSKGENVLLDGDESVTFSINSVANGLVVGETTQLVLSFAEILAEQAIMNINGGGPTYPNKVFIDLSANRQTAVDRTSWDLGFYMGDDFRVILNSSVTMMARALDKTDLNAVTAADTVDLDDVMIVGANSSVEAMAWIDDPAGDLTKTAIASVSATAAENKVYIVNRGASNPPSDPSQPIPSRGWKKIRIIRNGNGYTLQHADIAATTFQEIQITKDSQLNFQYISFENGVVTVEPAKERWDIAWTGFTNSTNFGGGFIPYYFQDIMLQSRNGVETAELLITNAGIYEAFGEANLTGVTWLTTQIGIGAKWRSGGGPGSAPAVRSDRFYLVKDVDGNIYKLRFTALTQNGERGRPQIEFALVKKG, encoded by the coding sequence ATGAAGAAGCGTAGATTTTTTTTACAAATAGTTGCATTAAGTGTGTTGCTGACTTTCTTTTTCTCGTGTGAGGAAGATCCACAGTTACCAGATAATTTAGTTGCATTTGAATCGGCACAACTTGGGTTTACTGCTGATGAGGGTGAGCTGAGCGTAAATATCAGTCTTTCCCGTGCAGCGGCCGATCAGGGAAGCATTACCGTAAATTTTGAAGCCAATGGAATTGAGTATGGCAATGACTTCACCACCACTCCAGCGGCAACCGGTAATGCCCTCACGATACCTGTGGCAGCCGGGGCTTCACAGGTTTCCTTTACGGTATCAAAAGGTGAAAACGTTTTGTTGGATGGGGATGAATCCGTTACGTTTTCTATTAACAGTGTTGCCAATGGACTTGTAGTGGGTGAAACAACGCAATTGGTTTTGAGTTTTGCTGAGATATTGGCTGAACAAGCCATCATGAACATCAACGGTGGTGGGCCAACCTATCCAAACAAAGTGTTTATTGATTTAAGTGCCAACCGCCAGACTGCGGTTGATCGTACATCGTGGGATTTAGGATTTTATATGGGAGATGATTTTAGGGTTATATTGAATTCATCCGTTACCATGATGGCGCGTGCCTTAGATAAAACCGATTTGAACGCAGTCACCGCTGCGGATACCGTTGATTTGGATGATGTGATGATCGTGGGTGCAAATTCTTCCGTGGAGGCTATGGCGTGGATTGATGATCCGGCAGGGGATCTTACCAAAACGGCCATTGCTTCTGTTTCAGCAACAGCCGCTGAAAACAAAGTATACATTGTCAATCGTGGGGCTTCCAATCCGCCAAGCGATCCGTCTCAACCCATTCCTTCACGCGGCTGGAAAAAGATTCGCATCATTCGCAATGGAAATGGATACACCCTGCAACATGCAGATATTGCCGCCACTACTTTCCAGGAAATTCAAATAACCAAAGACAGTCAACTTAATTTCCAGTACATCAGTTTTGAAAATGGCGTGGTAACGGTTGAGCCGGCAAAAGAGCGCTGGGACATAGCATGGACTGGATTCACCAACTCAACCAATTTCGGTGGTGGTTTTATTCCATATTATTTTCAGGATATCATGCTGCAGAGCAGAAATGGAGTTGAAACGGCTGAACTGTTAATTACCAATGCCGGCATTTATGAAGCATTTGGAGAAGCGAACTTAACAGGTGTTACCTGGTTAACTACGCAGATTGGTATTGGAGCAAAATGGCGGTCAGGTGGTGGCCCGGGTTCGGCACCAGCAGTACGTTCCGATCGTTTTTACCTGGTAAAGGATGTGGATGGAAATATTTACAAGCTTCGTTTCACGGCATTAACACAAAACGGTGAGCGTGGCCGCCCACAGATTGAGTTTGCTTTGGTGAAGAAAGGCTAA
- a CDS encoding histidine kinase translates to MKKKYFIHHPLFRLLAPVVYGVIVYLLILLINNNLSQLKEIFIGQEVYICIGLTFLSFEAVRITILLVEKYLPETWQSSAIPVQVLTSSAISVGLVALGLTQYFNWVVGFSISQSQLLIFCVIYSFTALLYNVLYYSNYYLNRENTLKLQSEKQQQEVLEMEITEFKNDINPDLLYESLESTIGLMYHNTEKAEEYIDRLASTYRYMLTNRHKEFVPVSDELEAGRDVLRLLNEKYAGQLVLQVHPEVTQQSLVLIPGSLPIALENLVRNTIINTRETFVISCYLEDQEYLVLQSKLNDKLLAHEHSLQAFLRLQKSYTLYSDKPMIQVKAYEENYVKFPVVRIVEEVA, encoded by the coding sequence ATGAAAAAGAAGTACTTCATTCATCATCCTTTATTTCGGCTACTTGCTCCTGTAGTGTATGGTGTTATTGTATACCTGCTGATTCTGCTGATCAATAACAACCTTAGCCAACTTAAGGAAATATTCATCGGACAGGAAGTGTATATCTGCATCGGCCTCACGTTTCTTTCTTTTGAAGCGGTGCGCATTACCATTTTACTAGTGGAAAAATACTTACCCGAAACCTGGCAATCCTCTGCCATACCGGTTCAGGTGCTAACCTCCTCCGCAATCAGTGTTGGCCTGGTAGCGTTGGGCCTCACCCAATATTTCAACTGGGTTGTAGGGTTCAGCATTTCGCAATCGCAATTGCTGATATTCTGCGTCATCTACTCCTTTACTGCTCTCTTGTATAATGTTTTATACTATAGCAATTATTACCTCAATCGTGAAAACACCTTAAAACTTCAATCCGAAAAACAACAGCAGGAAGTGCTGGAGATGGAAATTACTGAATTCAAAAATGATATCAACCCCGACCTGCTGTATGAAAGCCTGGAGAGCACCATCGGCTTGATGTATCACAACACCGAAAAAGCCGAGGAATACATTGACCGTCTCGCCTCCACCTATCGCTACATGCTTACCAATCGTCATAAAGAATTTGTTCCTGTAAGTGATGAACTGGAAGCAGGGCGTGATGTATTGCGCTTGTTAAATGAAAAATATGCAGGGCAATTGGTACTGCAGGTTCATCCGGAAGTAACGCAACAATCATTGGTGCTTATACCGGGATCATTACCTATTGCCTTAGAAAACCTTGTACGAAACACCATTATCAATACACGCGAAACTTTTGTTATATCCTGCTACCTGGAGGATCAAGAATACCTCGTGCTTCAAAGTAAACTGAACGATAAACTGCTTGCACATGAACACAGTTTGCAGGCCTTTTTACGCTTGCAGAAATCATACACCTTGTATAGCGATAAACCCATGATTCAGGTTAAAGCCTATGAAGAAAATTATGTTAAATTTCCGGTTGTTCGCATTGTGGAAGAAGTTGCCTGA
- a CDS encoding LytTR family DNA-binding domain-containing protein, with amino-acid sequence MNVLIIEDEVPAAEKLERYLLKYDSATVIAARLNSVADAVAWLRDHQEQVDLIFMDIQLMDGLSFQIFQQVQVRKPVIFITAFNEFALDAFKVNSIDYLLKPITFTDLSNSLKKLESLREQLQWNDSKTRQLSDVFSSNKTKDYKNRFMVKLGDHIRSITTDQISLFYADGRDVYLVTTQNRKFIVDYTLETLEDLLDPAVFYRVNRTFILNIHAIKDVMMYSNSRLKISLTQEFDKEIIVSREKVNPFKEWFDGR; translated from the coding sequence ATGAATGTTCTGATCATTGAAGATGAAGTACCTGCCGCTGAAAAGCTGGAGCGATACCTGCTCAAATACGACTCTGCAACTGTAATTGCCGCACGCCTCAACAGCGTTGCCGATGCAGTAGCCTGGTTACGAGATCATCAGGAGCAGGTAGATTTGATCTTTATGGACATTCAACTCATGGATGGACTGAGCTTTCAGATTTTTCAGCAGGTGCAGGTGCGCAAGCCCGTTATTTTCATTACCGCCTTCAACGAATTTGCCCTGGATGCTTTTAAAGTAAACAGCATCGATTATTTGTTAAAACCCATTACGTTCACCGATCTGTCGAACAGCCTGAAAAAATTAGAAAGCCTGCGCGAGCAATTGCAGTGGAATGATTCTAAAACGCGGCAGTTAAGTGATGTTTTCAGTTCCAACAAAACCAAAGATTACAAAAACCGATTCATGGTTAAGCTGGGCGATCATATTCGCTCCATCACTACCGATCAGATCAGTTTGTTTTATGCCGATGGACGCGATGTGTACCTGGTAACCACACAAAACCGAAAGTTTATTGTCGACTACACCCTGGAAACATTGGAAGACCTGCTGGACCCAGCCGTATTTTACCGGGTAAACCGAACGTTTATTTTGAATATTCACGCCATTAAAGATGTGATGATGTATTCCAATAGCCGGTTGAAAATTTCACTGACCCAGGAGTTCGATAAGGAAATAATCGTAAGCCGCGAAAAAGTGAATCCTTTTAAAGAGTGGTTTGACGGCAGGTGA
- a CDS encoding histidine kinase, which yields MKTQFIQRTFMQEKIRSIIGSAVVASIAGILLYGYLFTSETGSFPNLTHTSGFLISALTGAVTGVIIYYLNRFLNHVISWQRNYALRFIAGFIGYTFLSYSIFIGVGKLLTETGKTSILWKGFNAQDDDLTWKLAILLLVASFIYAVIYSLLYSYKHYAVIQIDVLQQERKQLELQFEALKSQLSPHYLFNSLNTISSLLYNDPQTAEQFIRRLAQTYQYVLATQSKRYVTLQEELEFVKSYFYLLRIRFQQSLQVEINIPNNLVLSVIPPLTLQLLVENAVKHNPATAEQPLYIYISAIDNTQLKVVNTKTETPKTKIASTRIGLENIRQRYRYFTSKPVQIKDEAQYTVLLPVIQRQQLNQAS from the coding sequence ATGAAAACCCAGTTTATCCAGCGCACATTTATGCAGGAGAAAATCCGAAGCATTATTGGATCGGCCGTAGTGGCAAGCATTGCAGGTATTTTATTGTACGGCTACCTGTTTACCAGCGAAACCGGTAGCTTTCCAAATCTCACCCATACAAGTGGTTTTCTAATCAGTGCCTTAACCGGAGCAGTGACAGGAGTCATCATCTATTATTTAAACCGGTTTCTCAACCATGTAATTTCCTGGCAACGAAATTACGCACTTCGCTTTATTGCAGGATTCATCGGGTATACGTTTTTATCGTACAGTATTTTTATTGGGGTTGGCAAGCTGCTCACGGAAACAGGAAAGACTTCCATTTTATGGAAGGGCTTTAATGCTCAAGACGATGACCTTACCTGGAAACTTGCTATTCTGTTGCTGGTGGCCTCTTTTATTTATGCTGTTATTTATTCGTTGCTCTATTCTTACAAGCATTATGCAGTAATTCAGATAGATGTATTACAACAAGAACGAAAGCAACTCGAACTTCAATTTGAAGCATTGAAAAGTCAGTTGAGTCCACATTACCTGTTTAACAGTTTAAACACAATCTCTTCCCTGCTCTATAATGACCCACAAACGGCAGAACAGTTTATTCGCAGGTTAGCACAAACCTATCAGTATGTATTAGCTACCCAAAGTAAACGGTATGTTACCCTGCAGGAGGAACTGGAGTTTGTAAAATCCTATTTCTACCTGTTGCGAATCCGGTTTCAGCAGTCGTTACAGGTGGAAATTAATATTCCAAACAACCTGGTGCTAAGTGTTATTCCCCCGCTTACGCTTCAGTTATTAGTTGAAAATGCGGTGAAACATAATCCGGCAACAGCCGAGCAGCCTTTGTACATCTACATTTCTGCTATCGACAATACACAACTAAAAGTAGTTAACACAAAAACAGAAACACCAAAAACAAAGATCGCTTCTACCCGAATCGGGTTAGAAAATATTAGGCAACGCTATCGGTACTTCACATCAAAACCTGTTCAAATCAAAGATGAAGCGCAGTACACCGTATTGTTGCCTGTCATACAACGTCAGCAGCTGAATCAAGCCTCATGA
- a CDS encoding response regulator — protein sequence MKKILLIEDNLDVRENTAEILSLANYDVHTAENGKIGVELASKEKPDLIICDIMMPELDGYGVLHILSKKPETASIPFIFLTAKTEKADIRKGMTLGADDYLTKPFDDTDLLNAVEARLNKISLLKKQYAANASGLDEFIEDAQRVLNLNDLAKDRKVKTYKKKTGIYMEGELPNNLYFVKSGNVKSFRTNADGKELIISLYKEGDFFGYEAILENSNYGESAMALEDSELTVIPRHDFLTLLHGHPEISRTFVSMLCKKIAEKEAQLLNLAYNSVRQRTAEALLKIHTLKEKDVVSISRDDLAKMVGTASESVIRVLSDFREEGIISIDGGKINVLHPHKLEQVVKWNVARG from the coding sequence ATGAAAAAGATATTATTGATTGAAGACAACCTGGATGTGCGCGAAAACACGGCAGAAATTTTATCGCTCGCCAACTACGATGTGCATACAGCCGAGAACGGAAAAATCGGAGTTGAGCTTGCCAGCAAAGAAAAACCCGATTTGATCATCTGCGATATTATGATGCCCGAACTGGATGGGTATGGCGTACTGCACATTCTGAGTAAGAAACCTGAAACAGCAAGCATTCCATTCATCTTCCTTACCGCGAAAACTGAAAAAGCGGATATCCGAAAAGGCATGACGCTTGGAGCGGATGACTACCTGACCAAACCCTTTGATGATACCGATTTACTAAACGCGGTTGAAGCGCGCTTAAATAAAATCAGCTTGTTAAAAAAGCAATACGCGGCTAATGCTTCGGGGCTTGATGAATTTATTGAAGATGCACAACGCGTACTCAACCTCAACGATTTGGCAAAAGACCGAAAAGTAAAAACCTATAAAAAGAAAACCGGCATTTACATGGAGGGTGAACTTCCAAACAACCTCTATTTTGTTAAATCTGGTAATGTAAAGTCTTTCCGTACCAATGCTGATGGAAAAGAGCTGATCATCTCGTTATATAAAGAGGGCGATTTTTTCGGGTACGAGGCCATTCTTGAAAACAGTAATTACGGTGAATCCGCCATGGCGTTGGAAGACAGTGAGCTTACGGTTATACCTCGTCATGATTTCTTAACCCTGCTGCACGGTCATCCGGAAATTTCACGGACGTTCGTTTCCATGCTGTGTAAAAAAATTGCTGAGAAAGAAGCCCAACTGCTCAACCTGGCATACAACTCGGTTCGTCAGCGCACCGCAGAAGCACTACTGAAAATTCATACATTAAAAGAAAAAGATGTGGTTTCCATTTCACGCGATGACCTGGCCAAGATGGTGGGTACGGCTTCTGAATCGGTTATACGCGTGTTGTCAGATTTTCGCGAAGAGGGCATTATTTCCATCGATGGTGGAAAAATTAACGTACTGCATCCGCACAAACTCGAACAGGTAGTGAAGTGGAATGTGGCGAGAGGGTGA
- a CDS encoding OsmC family protein, producing MALSHSYTVNLSWQHDRQGVLFSKELENSLPVATPPPFPKGVEKIWSPEHLFTAAVSSCFMTTFLAIAENSKLEFESFACKASGKLEQVDGKYKMTEVVLEPQLVISHEKDQARALRVLEKAEAACLITNSITSTVTMKPTIVIGGLVSVL from the coding sequence ATGGCTTTATCACATTCCTATACCGTCAATCTTTCCTGGCAACACGATCGTCAAGGCGTACTTTTCAGTAAAGAACTCGAAAATTCATTACCAGTAGCCACGCCCCCGCCCTTCCCGAAAGGCGTGGAAAAAATCTGGTCGCCCGAGCATTTGTTTACCGCTGCCGTTAGCAGCTGTTTCATGACCACCTTTTTGGCCATTGCCGAAAATTCAAAACTCGAATTTGAAAGTTTTGCCTGCAAAGCCAGCGGAAAACTGGAGCAGGTTGATGGTAAATACAAAATGACTGAAGTAGTGCTGGAACCACAATTGGTTATTTCCCATGAAAAAGATCAGGCCAGGGCACTGCGCGTGCTGGAAAAAGCTGAAGCGGCCTGCCTGATTACCAACTCCATTACATCGACCGTTACCATGAAGCCGACAATAGTTATCGGTGGTTTGGTTTCAGTGCTTTGA
- a CDS encoding DnaJ domain-containing protein — MKDYYSILGVSPTAHASDIKRAYRRLVQQLHPDINPDPQAAELIKAVNEAYDVLGDPAKRSAYDYSLRNPFTTIVVDEAPPHRDRAYRRRGPYKPPPPKGPSHSEMIAWVMPYLINIARVGLGVCLILLIDIMLPAKRMEDAIRHFYVSDTGRGNATIMVSESGRELKLRREDFVGTQAGDPIIFVETKLLKELLRVEGGEGRIILNDFASLYDNFLFLPLIVGFCSLMIVFKIGAAELRFNMGVVNTFVLIFTIILMF, encoded by the coding sequence ATGAAAGATTATTACAGCATTTTGGGTGTATCGCCTACTGCACATGCCAGCGATATAAAACGAGCCTATCGCAGGTTGGTGCAGCAGTTGCATCCCGACATCAATCCTGATCCGCAGGCAGCGGAATTAATCAAAGCCGTGAATGAAGCCTATGATGTGTTGGGTGATCCGGCTAAACGTAGCGCGTACGATTATTCCTTACGAAATCCTTTCACCACCATTGTTGTGGACGAAGCGCCACCACATCGCGATCGGGCATATCGAAGGCGAGGACCATATAAACCACCACCACCCAAAGGACCGAGTCACAGCGAAATGATTGCGTGGGTAATGCCGTACCTGATTAATATTGCACGGGTTGGTTTAGGGGTTTGTCTCATTCTGTTGATTGATATTATGCTGCCAGCAAAGCGAATGGAGGATGCAATCCGGCATTTTTATGTTTCAGATACCGGTAGAGGCAATGCCACGATAATGGTTTCAGAATCCGGACGTGAATTGAAACTAAGGCGAGAAGATTTTGTGGGCACACAGGCTGGCGACCCGATAATTTTTGTTGAGACCAAGCTATTGAAAGAATTACTTCGTGTGGAAGGAGGAGAAGGCAGGATTATTTTGAATGATTTTGCTTCGCTGTATGATAATTTCCTTTTTCTCCCGCTGATTGTTGGATTTTGCTCATTGATGATCGTTTTTAAAATCGGTGCTGCTGAATTGCGGTTTAACATGGGCGTTGTGAATACATTCGTGCTTATCTTTACCATTATTCTGATGTTTTAG
- a CDS encoding PAS domain-containing sensor histidine kinase, which translates to MQNTFEIAFNSSETFREIFQGSAEGILMVDEKGIIQLANPVSERMFGYSTGELTGKPLEILLPNRFQSKHVNYREQFHKNPSPRRMGVGRDLMAIRKDGHEFPVEVSLSYKEINNLFMVVAFVIDITERKKVEGALKQSEEQLLLYAAELEKKVQARTDALNKLVEDLERANNFLQEQIAERKKAEEETKKALAKERELNELKTKFVSIASHEFRTPLSTVMSSASLVQQYKDKGDLEKIDKHIQRIKSSVNHLTAILNDFLSLGKLEEGRVEIEREEVNVDEFFNEIHEEIRPLLKDGQTIELSCTLKKKTIPLDRRVMRNILFNLISNASKYSDKNKTIYITCKESKNDLLIAIRDEGIGIPEHEIKHLFERFFRATNATNIQGTGLGLNIVKRYVDLLDGKIDFESYEGKGSTFTITLPIA; encoded by the coding sequence ATGCAAAACACCTTCGAAATAGCGTTTAACTCATCGGAAACCTTTCGGGAAATTTTCCAGGGATCGGCCGAAGGCATCCTGATGGTAGACGAAAAAGGCATTATTCAACTGGCCAACCCCGTATCGGAACGGATGTTTGGGTACTCAACCGGTGAACTTACGGGCAAACCCCTCGAAATTCTTCTCCCTAACCGGTTTCAATCCAAACACGTTAACTACCGCGAACAATTCCACAAAAATCCATCCCCCAGGCGCATGGGTGTTGGCCGCGACTTGATGGCCATCCGAAAAGATGGGCATGAATTTCCGGTGGAAGTCAGCCTCAGTTACAAGGAAATCAACAACCTGTTTATGGTAGTGGCCTTTGTGATTGACATTACCGAACGAAAAAAAGTTGAGGGAGCACTGAAGCAAAGCGAGGAACAATTACTGCTGTATGCAGCCGAGTTGGAGAAGAAAGTGCAAGCCCGAACGGATGCGCTTAATAAATTAGTGGAAGATCTTGAGCGTGCTAATAACTTTTTGCAGGAGCAGATTGCCGAACGAAAGAAAGCTGAAGAAGAAACCAAAAAGGCGTTGGCAAAAGAACGGGAGCTGAATGAGCTGAAAACAAAATTCGTTTCCATTGCTTCGCATGAATTCCGCACACCCTTAAGTACGGTAATGAGTTCGGCCTCGTTGGTGCAACAGTATAAAGACAAGGGCGATCTTGAAAAAATTGACAAGCACATACAACGGATAAAATCCTCTGTTAATCACCTTACCGCCATTTTGAACGACTTCCTTTCACTGGGGAAACTGGAAGAAGGCCGTGTTGAAATTGAACGGGAAGAGGTAAATGTCGATGAGTTTTTTAATGAAATTCATGAAGAGATCAGGCCGCTGTTGAAAGATGGTCAAACCATTGAACTCTCCTGCACATTAAAGAAGAAAACTATTCCCCTCGATCGCAGGGTGATGCGCAACATTTTATTCAACCTGATTTCTAATGCCAGCAAGTACTCTGATAAAAACAAGACAATCTATATAACCTGTAAAGAAAGCAAGAACGACCTGCTAATTGCCATTCGGGATGAAGGAATTGGCATACCAGAACACGAAATCAAGCACCTTTTTGAGCGTTTCTTCAGGGCAACCAATGCCACCAATATTCAAGGCACCGGCCTGGGATTGAACATTGTAAAACGATACGTAGATTTGCTGGACGGAAAGATTGATTTTGAAAGTTACGAAGGAAAAGGAAGCACCTTTACCATAACACTACCCATTGCATGA
- a CDS encoding helix-turn-helix transcriptional regulator, giving the protein MQQPELGRRLTALRKERNLTQEELVEKSHVSVRTIQRIEAGEVLPRLSTVKILLEALGESYDTFLTKPTNMETRTEQLEHSGRSVLLTAVIAGAIYLAVEISLGALDIAWLTKEQDWEPWLNMVYIGLTVVMMASYTLFARGFILLSKLFENKLLTIGAYLMMAAVIGIGILDCVTLFSGDTERLWLPYSIAAAVSGALTFVFGIALIRLQDGMGELSRVAGILEILIGCALITVIFFFIAYIIMVPAIIVEILVLYRGYEYLSKSTVNQVAMSA; this is encoded by the coding sequence ATGCAACAGCCCGAACTCGGCAGGCGCTTAACCGCCCTGCGCAAAGAACGAAACCTTACCCAGGAAGAACTGGTAGAAAAAAGTCATGTGAGCGTGCGCACCATTCAACGCATTGAAGCGGGGGAAGTGCTGCCACGCCTGTCGACCGTGAAAATTTTGCTGGAAGCCCTGGGGGAATCGTATGACACATTTTTAACGAAACCCACTAACATGGAAACAAGAACTGAACAATTGGAACATTCCGGTCGTAGCGTACTGCTCACCGCTGTAATTGCCGGAGCCATTTACCTGGCTGTTGAAATCAGCTTAGGCGCCCTGGATATTGCCTGGCTAACCAAAGAGCAGGATTGGGAACCGTGGTTAAACATGGTATACATAGGCCTTACCGTAGTCATGATGGCTTCTTACACCCTATTTGCCAGAGGATTTATTCTGTTGAGTAAACTGTTTGAGAACAAACTGCTTACCATTGGCGCATACCTGATGATGGCTGCTGTAATTGGCATTGGAATATTGGATTGCGTAACCCTTTTCTCAGGTGACACAGAACGACTATGGTTGCCTTACTCGATTGCCGCTGCGGTATCAGGAGCACTCACCTTTGTATTTGGCATCGCACTCATCCGGCTGCAGGACGGTATGGGTGAGTTGTCGCGTGTGGCCGGTATTCTGGAAATTCTTATTGGCTGTGCGTTGATTACGGTAATCTTTTTCTTCATCGCGTACATCATCATGGTTCCGGCCATCATCGTAGAAATACTGGTGTTGTACCGGGGGTATGAGTACCTGTCGAAGTCAACGGTAAATCAGGTGGCAATGAGTGCTTGA
- a CDS encoding universal stress protein, whose protein sequence is MKKILVPTDFSKEAQTAAEVASGIARKSGAQLILLHVIEEGSKESFKVTGEVAYADMEDKLFTMKLIERTRKQMERFAESSFFSGVKVIQELRMGSPYHGMRAIITEHKVDLVVMGTAGKSNLTEMIIGSNTEKVVRHAHCPVLTIQKKPVRSEFKNIVYATSMSKDEEVFSRIVKKAQTMYDSTIHLVRINTPGNFQRDAVVKKYMNDFAKKLQLKNYTVNVFNDITEEEGIIYFAESINADMIAMATHGRTGFAHVLAGSIAEDVVNHSKRPVLTFVVKHRK, encoded by the coding sequence ATGAAAAAAATACTCGTTCCCACCGATTTCTCTAAAGAAGCTCAAACCGCGGCTGAAGTAGCCAGTGGTATTGCGCGGAAGTCAGGTGCGCAATTGATATTACTGCATGTAATTGAAGAAGGATCAAAGGAATCGTTTAAAGTAACCGGTGAAGTTGCGTATGCGGACATGGAAGATAAACTCTTCACCATGAAACTGATTGAACGTACACGCAAACAAATGGAACGATTTGCCGAAAGTTCTTTCTTTTCAGGTGTTAAGGTAATTCAGGAATTGCGTATGGGTTCTCCCTATCATGGCATGCGGGCCATCATTACCGAGCATAAGGTGGATCTGGTGGTAATGGGAACAGCCGGTAAGTCGAACCTGACCGAAATGATTATCGGATCGAATACGGAGAAGGTGGTTCGCCATGCGCATTGCCCGGTGTTAACCATTCAAAAGAAACCTGTTCGTTCAGAGTTTAAGAATATTGTATACGCCACTTCCATGAGCAAAGATGAAGAAGTGTTTTCACGAATTGTGAAAAAGGCACAAACCATGTATGATTCAACCATTCACCTGGTGCGCATCAACACACCTGGTAATTTTCAGCGCGATGCAGTGGTGAAGAAATACATGAACGACTTTGCCAAGAAATTACAATTGAAAAATTATACGGTTAACGTATTCAACGATATTACCGAAGAAGAAGGCATTATTTATTTTGCGGAAAGCATCAATGCCGACATGATTGCGATGGCCACTCACGGTCGCACCGGTTTTGCACATGTGCTGGCCGGTAGCATTGCTGAAGATGTGGTGAACCACAGCAAGCGCCCTGTGCTTACCTTTGTAGTAAAGCACCGGAAATAA
- a CDS encoding translation initiation factor, with amino-acid sequence MAKKNDWKNREGVVYSTSSDFNYSYQQDDEATTLPPQQQQLKVLLDKSGRAGKQVTLVTGFVGATADLETLGKALKNKCGTGGSVKDGEIIIQGDFRDRVVQMLVKDGYKAKRVG; translated from the coding sequence ATGGCCAAGAAAAACGACTGGAAAAACCGCGAAGGGGTGGTGTACTCAACATCATCCGACTTTAATTATAGCTACCAGCAGGATGATGAAGCCACTACCTTGCCACCCCAGCAACAACAATTAAAAGTACTGCTTGATAAAAGCGGAAGAGCCGGTAAACAGGTTACGTTGGTAACGGGTTTTGTTGGAGCCACTGCCGATTTGGAAACCTTGGGCAAAGCACTGAAGAATAAATGCGGTACCGGTGGCTCGGTGAAAGATGGTGAAATTATTATTCAAGGTGATTTCCGCGATCGTGTGGTGCAGATGCTGGTGAAGGATGGGTATAAAGCGAAGAGAGTAGGTTGA